One Tenebrio molitor chromosome 2, icTenMoli1.1, whole genome shotgun sequence genomic region harbors:
- the LOC138123312 gene encoding beta-1,3-galactosyltransferase 5 encodes MGAFTCTKNRCLRYLVIIVLLVIVVLILSLYDTSELKSTELELELVNDERRITLPFKPFSNNKTINLFDIPFKYILNAEPCSAPDLLAVIIVTSHYHNVETRSSMRRAFPKNDLANLRLRRVFLLGEAPESVYMKQASLLDESTRFGDIIQGNFFEAYRNLTYKHLMGLKWVSENCQMAKYVIKMDDDIVVNVGKVAKLINDTKLPVNLMAGYIMRNMIPIREPANKWYVTSKEYHFSKYPPFVSGWFYVTTPKIASKLFLLSHYFKYFWIDDVYVTGVLAKSLKIKHYDLGRYFTVYPEFLQCCIVGTKKNLDCDIFVGPNGGDNNLFYTFNEAMKVCGDNRCRERPKPINETCVAERKINLKKGNVIIENYKLH; translated from the coding sequence ATGGGGGCTTTCACTTGCACCAAAAACAGGTGTCTGCGCTATTTAGTGATAATTGTGCTGCTCGTGATTGTTGTGTTAATATTATCATTATATGATACAAGTGAACTTAAATCCACGGAATTGGAACTAGAATTGGTTAATGATGAAAGAAGAATTACCTTACCGTTCAAACCTTTTagtaacaacaaaacaataaatctttttgatATACCTTTTAAATACATACTGAATGCAGAGCCATGTTCTGCTCCAGATCTTTTAGCCGTAATTATTGTAACTTCTCATTATCACAATGTGGAAACACGCAGCTCAATGCGAAGAGCTTTTCCTAAAAATGACTTGGCAAATTTGAGGTTAAGAAGGGTGTTTCTGTTGGGTGAAGCTCCTGAAAGTGTCTACATGAAACAAGCTTCACTGCTGGATGAAAGCACACGATTTGGTGACATAATTCAAGGTAATTTCTTTGAAGCTTATAGAAATCTAACGTACAAACATTTAATGGGACTCAAATGGGTGAgcgaaaattgtcaaatggcCAAATATGTTATAAAAATGGACGACGATATTGTTGTCAACGTAGGTAAAGTTgctaaattaataaatgatactAAACTGCCAGTTAATCTTATGGCAGGTTACATCATGAGGAATATGATTCCCATACGTGAACCTGCAAACAAATGGTATGTCACAAGTAAAGAgtatcatttttcaaaatacccACCCTTTGTTTCTGGGTGGTTTTATGTTACAACCCCCAAAATCGcgtcaaaattgtttttactgTCACATTATTTCAAATACTTTTGGATTGACGACGTTTACGTTACTGGAGTTCTAgcaaaaagtttaaaaataaaacattacgATCTAGGGCGGTACTTCACTGTGTATCCAGAGTTTTTGCAGTGTTGTATTGTCGGCACAAAGAAAAATCTAGACTGTGATATTTTCGTGGGGCCAAATGGCGgcgacaataatttattttatacattcaATGAGGCAATGAAAGTATGTGGAGATAATCGATGTCGCGAACGTCCAAAACCAATCAATGAAACCTGTGTGGCTGAAAGGAAAATTAATCTCAAGAAAGGTAACGTTATAATCGAAAATTATAAGCTACACTAA